A region from the Pseudopipra pipra isolate bDixPip1 chromosome 8, bDixPip1.hap1, whole genome shotgun sequence genome encodes:
- the CTBP2 gene encoding C-terminal-binding protein 2 isoform X2 yields the protein MALVDKHKVKRQRLDRICEGIRPQIMNGPMHPRPLVALLDGRDCTVEMPILKDLATVAFCDAQSTQEIHEKVLNEAVGAMMYHTITLTREDLEKFKALRVIVRIGSGYDNIDIKAAGELGIAVCNIPSAAVEETADSTVCHVLNLYRRNTWLYQALREGTRVQSVEQIREVASGAARIRGETLGLIGFGRTAQAVAVRAKAFGFNVIFYDPYLQDGIERSLGVQRVYTLQDLLYQSDCVSLHCNLNEHNHHLINDFTIKQMRQGAFLVNTARGGLVDEKALTQALKEGRIRGAALDVHESEPFSFAQGPLKDAPNLICTPHTAWYSEQASLEMREAAATEIRRAITGRIPESLRNCVNKEFFVTTAPWSVIDQQAIHPELNGATYRYPPGMVSVAPGGIPAAMEGIIPGGIPVTHNLPTVAHPSQAPSPNQPTKHGDNREHPNEQ from the exons GTATCCGCCCGCAGATCATGAACGGCCCCATGCACCCCCGGCCCCTGGTGGCACTGCTGGACGGCAGGGACTGCACCGTGGAGATGCCCATCCTGAAGGACCTGGCGACAGTCGCGTTCTGTGACGCACAATCAACTCAGGAGATTCACGAGAAG GTATTAAATGAGGCTGTGGGGGCGATGATGTACCACACCATCACTCTGACCCGGGAGGATCTGGAGAAGTTCAAGGCCTTACGGGTCATTGTTCGAATAGGCAGCGGCTACGACAACATCGACATCAAGGCTGCAGGGGAGCTCG GAATCGCCGTCTGCAACATCCCGTCGGCGGCCGTGGAGGAGACGGCCGACTCCACCGTGTGCCACGTGCTCAACCTGTACCGCCGGAACACGTGGCTGTACCAGGCGCTGCGGGAGGGCACGCGGGTGCAGAGCGTGGAGCAGATCCGGGAGGTGGCCTCGGGCGCCGCCCGCATCCGGGGGGAGACGCTCGGCCTCATCGGCTTCG GTCGCACTGCGCAGGCGGTCGCGGTCCGGGCCAAGGCCTTCGGCTTCAACGTGATCTTCTACGACCCGTACCTGCAGGACGGGATCGAGCGGTCCCTGGGGGTCCAGCGGGTCTACACCCTCCAGGACCTGCTCTACCAGAGCGACTGTGTCTCCTTGCACTGTAACCTTAACGAACACAACCACCACCTTATCAACGACTTCACGATCAAACAG ATGAGGCAGGGAGCGTTCCTGGTGAACACGGCGCGCGGGGGGCTGGTGGACGAGAAGGCCTTAACTCAAGCCCTGAAGGAGGGACGGATACGAGGGGCTGCGCTCGACGTGCACGAGTCCGAACCCTTCAG TTTTGCTCAAGGCCCGTTGAAAGATGCTCCCAATCTCATCTGTACTCCCCACACGGCCTGGTACAGCGAGCAGGCGTCACTAGAGATGAGAGAAGCTGCTGCTACCGAAATCCGACGCGCGATCACAG GGCGCATCCCAGAAAGCCTAAGGAACTGTGTGAATAAGGAATTCTTTGTCACAACGGCTCCATGGTCAGTAATAGACCAGCAGGCGATTCATCCCGAGCTCAATGGTGCCACGTACAG GTACCCCCCCGGGATGGTCAGCGTCGCACCAGGAGGAATACCGGCAGCTATGGAGGGCATCATCCCCGGAGGCATCCCCGTCACTCACAACCTTCCCACAGTGGCACATCCGTCCCAAGCTCCATCCCCCAACCAGCCCACAAAACACGGGGACAACAGGGAACATCCCAACGAGCAATAG
- the CTBP2 gene encoding C-terminal-binding protein 2 isoform X3 encodes MNGPMHPRPLVALLDGRDCTVEMPILKDLATVAFCDAQSTQEIHEKVLNEAVGAMMYHTITLTREDLEKFKALRVIVRIGSGYDNIDIKAAGELGIAVCNIPSAAVEETADSTVCHVLNLYRRNTWLYQALREGTRVQSVEQIREVASGAARIRGETLGLIGFGRTAQAVAVRAKAFGFNVIFYDPYLQDGIERSLGVQRVYTLQDLLYQSDCVSLHCNLNEHNHHLINDFTIKQMRQGAFLVNTARGGLVDEKALTQALKEGRIRGAALDVHESEPFSFAQGPLKDAPNLICTPHTAWYSEQASLEMREAAATEIRRAITGRIPESLRNCVNKEFFVTTAPWSVIDQQAIHPELNGATYRYPPGMVSVAPGGIPAAMEGIIPGGIPVTHNLPTVAHPSQAPSPNQPTKHGDNREHPNEQ; translated from the exons ATGAACGGCCCCATGCACCCCCGGCCCCTGGTGGCACTGCTGGACGGCAGGGACTGCACCGTGGAGATGCCCATCCTGAAGGACCTGGCGACAGTCGCGTTCTGTGACGCACAATCAACTCAGGAGATTCACGAGAAG GTATTAAATGAGGCTGTGGGGGCGATGATGTACCACACCATCACTCTGACCCGGGAGGATCTGGAGAAGTTCAAGGCCTTACGGGTCATTGTTCGAATAGGCAGCGGCTACGACAACATCGACATCAAGGCTGCAGGGGAGCTCG GAATCGCCGTCTGCAACATCCCGTCGGCGGCCGTGGAGGAGACGGCCGACTCCACCGTGTGCCACGTGCTCAACCTGTACCGCCGGAACACGTGGCTGTACCAGGCGCTGCGGGAGGGCACGCGGGTGCAGAGCGTGGAGCAGATCCGGGAGGTGGCCTCGGGCGCCGCCCGCATCCGGGGGGAGACGCTCGGCCTCATCGGCTTCG GTCGCACTGCGCAGGCGGTCGCGGTCCGGGCCAAGGCCTTCGGCTTCAACGTGATCTTCTACGACCCGTACCTGCAGGACGGGATCGAGCGGTCCCTGGGGGTCCAGCGGGTCTACACCCTCCAGGACCTGCTCTACCAGAGCGACTGTGTCTCCTTGCACTGTAACCTTAACGAACACAACCACCACCTTATCAACGACTTCACGATCAAACAG ATGAGGCAGGGAGCGTTCCTGGTGAACACGGCGCGCGGGGGGCTGGTGGACGAGAAGGCCTTAACTCAAGCCCTGAAGGAGGGACGGATACGAGGGGCTGCGCTCGACGTGCACGAGTCCGAACCCTTCAG TTTTGCTCAAGGCCCGTTGAAAGATGCTCCCAATCTCATCTGTACTCCCCACACGGCCTGGTACAGCGAGCAGGCGTCACTAGAGATGAGAGAAGCTGCTGCTACCGAAATCCGACGCGCGATCACAG GGCGCATCCCAGAAAGCCTAAGGAACTGTGTGAATAAGGAATTCTTTGTCACAACGGCTCCATGGTCAGTAATAGACCAGCAGGCGATTCATCCCGAGCTCAATGGTGCCACGTACAG GTACCCCCCCGGGATGGTCAGCGTCGCACCAGGAGGAATACCGGCAGCTATGGAGGGCATCATCCCCGGAGGCATCCCCGTCACTCACAACCTTCCCACAGTGGCACATCCGTCCCAAGCTCCATCCCCCAACCAGCCCACAAAACACGGGGACAACAGGGAACATCCCAACGAGCAATAG